A genomic segment from Gilvibacter sp. SZ-19 encodes:
- a CDS encoding heavy metal translocating P-type ATPase has translation MEATNIFNTKPKEQKTGIKKSFPVTGMTCAACASSVESILSHTDGVNKAIVNFASNSVLVDYDETISEEKLQNALREVGYDIIIDAEDPMEAQQELQQKHYQDIKNRTIWSAILTLPIFILGMFFMQWEPGKWISLVLAIPILFWFGRSFFINAFKQAKRGKANMDTLVALSTGIAFLFSVFNTLFPEFWLNRAIEPHVYYEAATVIITFISLGKLLEEKAKSNTSSAIKKLMGLQPKTLKVIDNGEEKEIRISAVQVGQTILVRPGEKIPVDGKVIKGSSYVDESMITGEPVPVQKSREEKVFAGTVNQKGSFQFTAEKVGGETLLSQIIKMVQEAQGSKAPVQKLVDKIAGIFVPIVLGISIVTFIVWMSVGGDNAFSQALLTSVAVLVIACPCALGLATPTAIMVGIGKGAENNILIKDAESLELGHKVNAIILDKTGTITEGKPLVTDMHWKRTLENKNEFKQLLLAIEAQSEHPLAEAVVNHFKEENIEKVEIASFESITGKGVQAKTENGSQYYVGNHKLMLEKNIQIDASLMQTAESLEEQAKTVIFFGNEKDVLAILAIADKIKETSKIAIATLHERDIDVYMLTGDNNKTASAVAQQVGIANFQGEVMPSDKATFVKKLQSDGKIVAMVGDGINDSHALAQADVSIAMGKGSDIAMDVAKMTLITSDLQSISKALKLSKKTVMGIRQNLFWAFIYNIIGIPIAAGVLYPINGFLLDPMIAGAAMAFSSVSVVANSLRLKQVKL, from the coding sequence ATGGAGGCAACCAATATATTCAATACCAAACCCAAAGAACAAAAAACAGGCATAAAAAAATCCTTTCCTGTTACGGGTATGACCTGTGCCGCCTGTGCCAGCAGTGTTGAGTCGATTCTTTCCCATACCGATGGCGTAAACAAGGCCATCGTAAATTTTGCCAGCAATTCGGTTTTAGTCGATTACGATGAAACCATTTCTGAAGAAAAACTTCAGAACGCACTGCGTGAAGTGGGCTATGATATCATTATCGATGCAGAAGACCCAATGGAAGCACAACAAGAGCTTCAACAAAAGCATTACCAAGACATTAAAAACCGTACCATTTGGTCAGCTATTCTGACACTGCCCATCTTCATACTTGGAATGTTCTTTATGCAATGGGAACCTGGTAAGTGGATTTCTTTGGTATTGGCTATTCCCATTCTCTTCTGGTTTGGGCGTAGTTTTTTTATCAATGCTTTCAAACAGGCCAAACGTGGCAAGGCGAATATGGATACCTTGGTGGCTTTAAGTACGGGCATTGCATTTTTGTTTAGTGTGTTCAATACCTTATTTCCGGAATTTTGGTTAAATCGTGCTATTGAGCCACACGTTTATTACGAAGCGGCGACAGTGATTATTACCTTTATTTCTTTGGGGAAATTACTGGAAGAAAAAGCCAAATCGAATACTTCTTCGGCCATTAAAAAATTAATGGGATTACAACCTAAAACGCTTAAAGTTATTGATAATGGGGAAGAAAAAGAAATTCGTATTTCGGCTGTGCAAGTAGGTCAAACTATTTTAGTCCGCCCTGGAGAAAAGATTCCCGTAGATGGGAAAGTTATTAAAGGAAGCTCATATGTAGACGAAAGTATGATTACAGGTGAACCTGTTCCAGTACAAAAGTCCAGAGAAGAGAAGGTATTTGCTGGTACTGTCAATCAAAAAGGTAGTTTTCAATTTACTGCAGAAAAAGTTGGAGGTGAAACCCTGCTTTCCCAAATCATAAAAATGGTACAGGAGGCACAGGGTAGCAAAGCACCCGTACAAAAATTGGTCGATAAAATTGCTGGAATATTTGTTCCCATCGTATTGGGGATATCCATTGTTACCTTCATCGTCTGGATGTCTGTGGGAGGTGATAATGCGTTTTCTCAAGCTTTATTGACTTCTGTCGCTGTACTAGTCATTGCCTGTCCTTGCGCCCTAGGGTTGGCTACACCTACTGCTATTATGGTGGGTATTGGCAAAGGTGCCGAAAATAATATCCTTATAAAAGATGCCGAGAGTTTAGAACTCGGTCATAAAGTTAATGCTATCATCCTTGATAAAACTGGCACTATTACCGAGGGAAAACCATTGGTGACCGATATGCATTGGAAGCGTACACTTGAAAATAAAAATGAATTTAAACAGTTGCTTTTAGCAATAGAAGCCCAGTCTGAACACCCCTTGGCAGAAGCAGTTGTTAATCATTTTAAAGAAGAAAATATTGAAAAAGTTGAAATTGCTTCTTTTGAAAGTATTACGGGTAAAGGTGTGCAAGCTAAAACAGAAAATGGCTCACAATACTATGTTGGAAACCATAAATTAATGCTTGAGAAGAATATACAAATTGATGCTTCCTTGATGCAAACAGCAGAAAGTCTTGAAGAGCAAGCAAAAACCGTCATATTCTTTGGTAATGAAAAAGATGTATTGGCGATACTTGCTATTGCAGACAAAATAAAGGAAACTTCAAAAATAGCCATTGCAACACTTCACGAAAGGGACATTGATGTCTATATGCTAACAGGTGATAATAATAAGACAGCATCAGCCGTAGCCCAACAAGTGGGAATAGCAAATTTCCAAGGGGAAGTAATGCCTTCTGATAAAGCAACCTTTGTGAAAAAATTGCAGTCTGATGGTAAAATAGTAGCTATGGTAGGCGATGGTATCAACGATTCCCACGCCTTGGCGCAAGCCGATGTCAGCATTGCAATGGGAAAAGGTTCCGACATCGCGATGGACGTTGCAAAAATGACCTTGATAACTTCAGATTTACAGTCAATTTCCAAAGCATTGAAACTATCAAAGAAAACCGTTATGGGTATTCGCCAAAATCTGTTTTGGGCATTTATATACAACATCATTGGCATCCCGATAGCTGCAGGTGTGCTATATCCCATCAATGGCTTTTTGTTGGACCCAATGATAGCAGGAGCTGCAATGGCATTCAGTAGTGTATCGGTCGTAGCCAATAGTCTGCGCTTAAAACAAGTAAAACTTTAA